One window of Lacerta agilis isolate rLacAgi1 chromosome 14, rLacAgi1.pri, whole genome shotgun sequence genomic DNA carries:
- the CFAP97D1 gene encoding uncharacterized protein CFAP97D1, with the protein MSGFDVLTFPVVVANSRQRIACARNQSRTGEYVFRGKTELARSHVDSKPPEAKTHLYFKVSKIQDAQKKIGLIERENKTLSTRLAHIYRGTGLVDCWNPYQKKSSQRQKQNIETVRITVENQGILRRIRERKPTYDRRQSEIDWENSRKYLRTSTRFLISNHEKLGGVRNSKPFGPVRSSTAS; encoded by the exons ATGAGCGGCTTTGATGTCTTGACATTCCCTGTGGTGGTTGCCAATTCTAGGCAAAGAATCGCCTGTGCAAGGAATCAGTCCCGTACTGGTGAATATGTGTTTCGTGGCAAAACAGAACTGG CTAGAAGTCACGTGGATAGTAAACCTCCGGAAGCCAAGACTCACCTCTACTTCAAGGTTTCCAAGATACAG GACGCCCAAAAGAAAATTGGGCTGATTGAACGGGAAAACAAGACCCTGTCGACACGCCTAGCTCATATATATCGCGGCACGGGCTTGGTGGACTGCTGGAACCCGTACCAAAAAAAGAG TTCACAGCGGCAGAAGCAGAACATAGAAACTGTGAGGATTACCGTGGAGAATCAGGGTATCCTTAGGAGGATCCGAGAGAGAAAGCCAACCTATGACCGGAGGCAGTCAGAGATTGACTGGGAG AATTCAAGGAAATATCTGAGGACCAGCACTCGCTTTCTAATCTCAAACCACGA GAAGCTAGGCGGTGTGAGGAATAGCAAACCATTTGGGCCTGTTCGAAGTTCAACAGCTAGTTGA